The DNA window CAATACAGCAACAGCTATAACGGGAAATAATTCAAGTAGTGGACAATTTAGCTTGGTTAATAATGTTTTAATAGTTAATTCTACTGATAATCAAGTCCCCCTTAAAAATACATTTATGGGGCAATTAACAACTTTTTTAAAGTAAAATTTAAATTCTAGCAATTATTAAGTAAGAAACTGTACCTCTTCCACTAGAAACTATATTTGACTTTATTGAAAGTGTTGTTGGAGAAGTCATTAATGCTGAAACTGTTGTATTAGTCAAATTCAGATTAATTTCTCTCCAGGAACAAATGACATTTGCATTTTCCCAGTTTCGGATGCTTTCTCTAATTTCAAAATTTTGAATTGAGCTTGTTCCAAAAATATAGTTAAAGCTTCCATAAACAATAATTCTATTAAATAACTCAAAATATCCACTATTTTGAGCTCCATAGGTATCAGTTTTGATTAGATTTTCCAATCTCTCAAGAATTGAACCATTATCAAATGGAATATAATTATTGATATTTGGAGATATATCACTATTATTATTTTTACAAATATATAGCTTTTTTGTGTTATTATCCCAGTATGCTTTTCCTACTTCTTTTGTTCCTGGTTCATTTAATATTCCTCCATAATCTTTCCCCATCATTTGAGTAAATTTATTCCCTTCTAGTGCTGTACTTTCTTGAGTTCCATATTTAACGATTCCATACTGCTCAGCTGAAGCATAGTCTGTTTTATTTACTTTTTTATTCATTCCTTCATTAAACTCTTGAAGTGATACATAACTATGTAAATCAATTTTGGCATCAACTTTTGAACCACTTGTTATATTGAAATAAATTACTATTATAAAAGAATGTGGGCTATCTTTCATTAATGGAATATAATCATATTTATCTCCAGCATTAGCATAAGCATAAAGAATTTCTTCACCTTCATTTCCTTGTGCATAAAGTCCAATTTCTCTAAAGATTTTATCTTCTCTTAGCTCAGCATTAGAAAATTGAAGTTCTATAGCTACTATATTTTTTTCATCTCCCTGTATCTTACAACTAGTTACATTAGCTGTCCCCCATACTTCTTTTACATCTGTTAAGAATCTAATCTCATCATTTGAAGTTATTGAACCACTTCCTAATTTTGCTTTTGTAAAAGTTAAAGTTTCAGATAAATTCCCATTTATCTTAGCTTGAAGTTGTTCACCTTTTTTTGTTAGCTTTAAGCCTTCAAAATAACTCATTATGTAGTCCCTCCTATTTGAATTATCTTAGTAAATCCTATCCCTTGAGCTATATTCAATTCTGAATTTATCCTCATAGTTTGATCCAGTTTAAAATCAGCTTTTATCTCTATTTTTTTCATATTCTCAACTATTGATGAGTAATATTTATTACTTTTATTATTAATTATTTCAAGTTCCCAATACATTCTTGCCCCAGCTTCACAAACTTTATTTAAATCAGGCATTTTATTAATAACTTTCAAGTCATCAACCATATTTATTTTAAATAGCTGGCTTGCTACTTCTTGTAATGGTCTGGTCTTTAATTTTGTAACTTCTTTATTAGTAAGTTCTCTCGTTAATGAAAGTAAAAACTCCGTATTGGGTAATCCATCAAGTGACATTTTTTTAATAATCAATGCTTGTCTATAAGTTTCATCATCTCGACCATTTCTCTTTTCATCATATCTTTCCCCCATAAAATCTAAGAATATCCCTGAACATTTCAATAGTGATGTTTGATTTTTTAAGTCCTCTATTAAGGCATTTATGTACTCAATAACAGGCTTCAAGGTCTTATAAAATTTAATTGTATTTTCCTTTTGAAAATGTAAAGGTAAACCCTTTATAACCTCATCTATCATGATATTCTCCCAGCACTCTTTGGTATTTCATTAAAGTTTAATTGAATTGAATTACTCCAAATAAGAGTACTTTTTTTTCTAAACTTTAAATCAAAATCAGTGTATTTATAGTTTTTATTGTAAAGATATTCATATAAGAATGTCCCATTTGATAGTAAAACCCCTATTCCAGCTTCATTAATGTACTCATCAATTAAGTTTTTGATTTTCAATTCATCAGCACTTTTTATATCCAGTTTATATTCAATTTCTGTTTGAGTTGGTCTGTCAAATCTTATAACTTCATAATGATTTGGTACAGATGTTGGAACATTTACAACAACACTTCCCCTTGTATCAGGTGTATGAATGTGCATATAAATAGCATGTGCTATTTCTTCTTTTATTCCTCCATCTACAACTATCCAAATGCTTTTTGGAGAAAGTCCAAAACTGTCAATGTTCATTGTATTATTTCTTATCCCATTAGCACTTTTCACTCCTGGTAATTTTCTAATAGCATTTAAAATAGGCAATAAAGCCCATTCTCCTTTACTATTTCCAGCTAAATATCTTTTTAAATACTCATAATCAGTTTCAGAAGAAAGCCCACCTTCTCCAATTTCTGTATTTTGTACATCTACTATTGAAGCTGGTGCTTTTATAACTTTTTCAATTTTATTATTTTGAATGTTTCCTTCCTCTCCATCGAACAGGCTTTGAAATAGTATTGTCTTACTCTTTGAAGAATCCACCTCAAACCTTTCTATATTTTCATATCTTATCCCATTCTCTGCTTGGATAATAATATCCCCTTGTATTACATCAACAAAGCCTGTTGCTGTAACTTTACAATGTATTTGGGCTTTTGTTCCAAACCGTCTAGGGAAAAAATATAATAAATTATCTAGTTCTTCATTTTGTGCATTATATATATTTAAGCCTCTTGCTATTGAAATAATTTTGTCTTCCAGGTAAGAGCAAAGATATATAAAAGGTGCTGCTAGTTTGTAATAATCACCAGTTGGCTCAACATTGAAATCACTCCCAAAGTTTTCCTTTTTCTGTGCTTCTTTTTGTGTTAATTCCATAAGTCCTTGAAAGCCTTTTGTTTCAAATTTATCCACTAATAATCACCTCTTTTTCTATATTATTATGTTCTTTATGAGTTATATATATTTTTGCTTTTAAAGTTCTTTCTTCCTCAGAAATTATTTGATAACTAACTGACTCTATTTCACTTCTAAACCATTCTTGTAACTTTCTGCAAATATGTTCAAGTTTATACTCAGCTACATCTTGTTCATTTATTATTCTTATATCAAGCCCTAAATTTTCATCATAAAAGCACTCTATTGAGTATATTTTTAAAGAGTTTACTACTCTTTGCCAAAACTCTTCTATTCCTGAAATAGTTGAAAAGTTAATATCTCCATCATTCATTTTTATAGCTTTCATTAAACTACTCCTCCACTTGTGTCATTTCCTTTTGCTACTCCTGAATGCTTATGATTTTTTAAGCTCTTATCTCCAGCCTTAACATCTTCTGTTGCTGAAACAGTTCCAGTTGAGGATATATTCCCAGTTTGTGTTGTATTTCCTTTTTGAGTAGTATCTCCAGTTATTTCAACATTTCCTTTTTGACTAGAATTTCCTTTTAAATCAATATTCCCTTCCTCTAATCTATCTCCAATAATTCTAATATCAGAAGGAAATTCAAGACTTTCAGTAGCATTTGGAATTGTGAAAGGTAAAATAAAACCATTATTTAAGTTATTCCTTCTGTTTGAATCCATAACATCATGAGAGCCTTGACTTATATATGAAGAAATATCAAAAGTTAATATAAAATATGGCATGATATCCCCTGCTTTGATATTCCAATCAATGTGGTCTTTACTATCTCCAAATAATGCCACTGGAACATTACGAAGCACAGGCAAGGCGACTCCATTTGGACTAAATAAAGGTTCAGCATCTACAAATCTACCTTTTCTTATTTTTTGTATTTTTACTAGAATTATCCTTATGTTTTCCATCATCTTTCATCACTTTTACTCCTAGTTTCATATTCCAACTATCATTTAAAGAAATATTTACCTCTTCAACTTGCATAAATCCATTTACATCATCACTTGAAACATATACAATGTCTCCTTTTTTTATATAGTGAATTGGGAAACATTCAACAGTATAGTCATATTTATTACTTTCTTTTACAGTTTTCTTTTTCTTTTCCTTACTCCATTTTTCATCTTTTTTACTATCAGTTTTTTTATTATCTGACTTTTTATTTACTTTTGTTTCCTTTTCTTGTTTTTCAACAGCTTCAGGATTATGTATCAAACCACTTTCAAAAGTTAAATAAATAGCTTGATTTTTCTGCTTATCTGTATAAATGTAAAGATCGTCACCTTTTAATGTCATTTTACTTTCAGAATCTCCAACTAACTCTTTTAACTCCTGAAAACCTTGACTATAACAAGTAAAACCATTTGTATAAACTTTGTCTTTATTTAGATCCATAGAAATAAGATTTAAACCTAATTCCTTAGTAACTTCTTTAATAGCTTCTGATATTCTTACATTCCCATCTAAACTAATAGAAACTATTTTACTGCTATTCTTAGTTCTTTCTGAACAAGTTAGCTCTTGAAAAAAAGAAGCTCCATCTCTTGCTTTTTTCTTTTTAATAACTTCATACTTAGAGTAATATCCAATATCAGACTCATAACCAAACCAAAGCTCTATCTCACTTCCTACCTCTATGTCTTGACTTAAATTGTATATTTTAAATGTCCCTACTCCTACTTTCCCTTCTTCTCCACTTTTTACCTCAACATCAAACTTTAATCCATTATTATTATGATCATTTATTTTTACTCCATTTATAACAAGGTATGAATTTCTTGGGAAAATAGGTCTATTTGCTATAAATTCCATTATTCCTCCACTAAAAGTTCAATTTTATCTATATTTTCATAGTCAATTTTTACTGCTTTTCTGTCCAAAGTATTAGGAATAATATATTTTTGTGGATATTTTTTATTAAAGTTTCCTTTTTCATCAACTAATTTATTAAACCAAAGTGGAATACCGAATAAAATAGGCTCATTTGGGTATATTAAATTATCCTCAATGTCATAAAGTGTTACATATACCCTTTTGTCATAAGAATTATATGTAAATTCAAACTGAAAAGTTGTACCTGCAATAGTTACATCAGTTATATATGGAATTGATTCTTTCATTATGTTTATTTTCATTAAAATGCTCCTCCACCTGAATTTCTTCCTGCTCCATTACTACTAGGTAACTTTATACTTTCACTTTGTAAATCTCCTTCCCAGTCTTTTTTTCCACTAACTTTATTCTTAGTTTTTACTGTTGTTTTTATTTTTGTTTTTTTTCTTACAGTAGGTTTAGCTTTTTTACTAGGTGCTGGAATCATAGAAATATGAGCAATTTTTATTTCTACTAATGAAATTGTGAACTCTGTATAGTATAAAGAAGTTATTGTATTTTCTATACTTGTGATAGCCATATTTTTATATAACTTAACCATATACAAGTCCACAAGTTCTCTTTTATTTCTAAGTTCTATAACTTTTTCAAAAATTTCTTTATGATTAGCTCCAACAATTTGAACTTTAAAAGATATTTCCAAAGGGTTGGGTGTTATATTATCAGCTATTTGAGCCCCATCATCTATTGGAACTGTTGGAACATCATTAGAATAGCTTTCAGATACATCAGAAACTAATTGAAGCTGGATATTTCCTAATAGAATAGGTGGAGTTTTCTTAATGCGATTATCAATTTGATTAGACAATGAGTTAGCACTACTTAAAAAACTACTTACTTTACTCATTAAATTTGTTATTGAAAACATCTATATATCTCCTTTTGCAATCTCGTTTTGTAACATAAAATCTTCTAATTTCTCTGTTATTATTTCTCCTACTCTGTTCCAATCAGTTTCAGCTTTTGCAGTTGTTGGCATATTTATAGTAAGATTTAATATAACTTTTCTATCTGATTTATTAGAACTTTTATTGCTTACTAAACTCTTTACATCTGAAAAACTATTATTTTCTATATTCGAGTAAGTATTATTTTCCTCAGCTGTTAGTACCCTTTCCCCTTTATGAAGTTCAGCTATATAGCCATCAAAAGGGACATAGTCAAGTCCTGTTTTATGTGTCCCATCTATCACAGGGGTATCTTCAAAGTATACTCTTTTAGTTGTTGTTTTCTTCTCTCCACTATCATCAAAAAACCAAGATATACCTGGTAATGATTTTATTTTTTGTCCTAAATCAGAAAAAAAACTTTTAATATTTTCCCAAACTTGGGCTACATAATCTAATATAAAATCAAAAGCTGAAGCAGCAGTTGACTTCATTGTCTCCCACACTTCTTTTAATTTATCTATTAGTTTAAAAAATACACTAATAGCTTTATCCTTTAAACCTACAAAGAAGCTCCCTATATCTTGAATCTTTGAATAAAAATATTCTTTTAATTCTGTAAATTTACTTTTTATTTTTTCCCAAGAATCATTTAAAAAATTAAGTATAGAGCTAAATATTGAAGTAAATATTGTTTTTAGCTTTCCCCATAAGCCTTTTAATTTATCTATTAGTTTAAAAAATACACTAACAGCTTTATCCTTTAAACCTACAAAGAAGCTCCCTATATCTTGAATCTTTGAATAAAAATATTCTTTTAATTCTGTAAATTTACTTTTTATTTTTTCCCAAGAATCATTTAAAAAATTAAGTATAGAGCTAAATATTGAAGTAAATATTGTTTTTAGCTTTCCCCATAAGCCTTTTAATTTATCTATTAGTTTAAAAAATACACCAACAACTTTGTCCTTTAAACCTATGAAGAAATTACCTATATCAAGTATTTTGTTATATAAGTAGCTTCCTAGCTCTGAAAATTTAGCCTTTATTAAATCCCAATTTTCTATTATTAATTTTCCAATTGTAATAATTAAGCCAAAAGGAGTAAATAACATAAATATCTTTTTCCCAATATCCCATAATGCCTTACCAAAAGATTTTATTTTCTCCCATATTTTTACAAAAAAATCTTTTATTTTTACTCCAAAGGCTTTTATACTTCCCCACAGTGCAGCTAATTTTGCTTTTATTAAATCCCAGTTTCTATACAATAAAACTCCAATAGCTATTACAGCTCCTATTCCAAGCATAATAGGATTAAATGAGAATGCTGCTAATGCTGTTTTTAAAGCTCCAATTAAAACTATAATCTTATTAATTACAAAAAGTCCAGTTATTGCACTTGCCAAAGGAATTAATACTTCTTTCCACTTAACAATAAAATCTATTACTTTTCCACCAATGTTTATTATTTCTCCAAAAATATTGGATAGATTTTCTGCCCATTTAGTAAAAGTTCCATCTTCTTGAAGCCTTACTAAAGTATTAGCAAATGGAATAATAACCTTATCCCTAAGAATTTGAAATGGCGAATTTTCAACTATATCTCCAAATTCATTTACTCCAGCTAATGTTGAAAGCGTTGATTTCATAGCTCCTGATATAGTTGAAAGTCCTCCCTTGAATGTTTTAGCTTGTTTTTCCATTGCTCCACCAAAACGAGAGTCCATCATTTCAAATAAAGTCTTATTGAATAACTCCATATCTTTAATCTGTCCTTTGTTATTAAAGATTTCTAAACCTTTATTTTTTCCAAAGTCAGCTATCATATTTTTAGTTATTCCAAATTCTTTTAATCTTTCTAGTTCTCCTGTTCTTGCATCAGCTACTGCTTCTATTGCTTGGTCAAAACTTTTACCCATTCCTGAAGCCATATCTCCTATCATTTCTAAATAGGTTCTATTAGTAGTTTTTAAAATTCTATCTCCTTCAATTCCATAAGATTGAAGTTTTGTCATTCCTCCAACTACTTCTTCTGTTTCAAACGGTGTTTTATTTGCAAACCTACTTGCCCAAGCTAATTTTTTTCTTGCTACATTTGGGTCTTTCAAAACAGTTTCAAGGGTATTCCTATACTGTTCAATATTTGCAGCACCTTCGATAGCAGTCTTTATTGTAAAACCTGCTGCTAATGTTGTAGCAATTCTTTTTAAAACTCCTAAAAATGTATTAGCTTTGTTTTTACTATTTTCAAACTGTTGCTGTGCATAATTTCCAAAATTTCCTAGTCTTCTTTTAAGTCCCTTAAAACCATTCTTTAATCTTGAAATAATAGGAAAGTTAGCTATAATTTTAGTTTTTAAAGTATTAAAAGTTGAGCTAATTTTACTTTTCAAATTAGTAAGATTTTGCTTTACTGAGCTAATTTTATTCTTTAAACTACTAAATGCTGAACTTATAGAATTTTTAGTATTATTCATACTATTTTTTAAAGCATCTATTTGTGCATCAATTTTTTTTAAAGAGTCAAGCCCATCTCCAACTACTTTAAAATTCAAACTTAATTGTTCAAGCATAGCTAAGCCTCCTTTCTAGTTTTTATTTTTTCTTTTAATATAGTTATCCCAAGCTAACTGTAAAAGCATATACTCCTCATAACATAACTCCCCAACAGTTTTATTAAAATATGGAATTTTTGACTCAAAGCAAATATCAAATCTTCCTTGTTTAATTTCCCTTATTTTCTTCAAAGTTTTTAATGAATAAAAAGGGTGTTTGTTGAAACTCTGTGATAACTGTTACAACTGTTTCTAATGCTTCTTGATCCATATTAAAAAATTCTATGTCTCTCGCTTCAATAGGTTGAGCTATAAAATTTGTCAATAACTCTTTTCCTGTTGTTAATTCCTCTTTCTTTGACAATAATTTAAAAAATGTATCTGTTGAAACTCTCTCTATTCTGAAAGGTCTATCTATTGTTTTAAAATCTTTTCCTGTCATCATTAAATCAAATTCTAAAGCTCCTAAACCTTCTGGCTTAAAGATTACATTTGAAATATTCTTATTTTCTAATTTTTCTAAAAATTCTTTATTTTTTAACTCTTGTTGTTCTTTTTTATTTTCCATTAGTTTATTACCTCACTTACTCCTACACAAACAAGTTTAAATTCTCTTGAATCAGATTCACCATCATTAGCCAATTCACTTTTATTTACTCCAATTTCTTTTATAGTTACTCCTCTACTATATTTTGGAGTTGAACTATCTTTAAAATAACCTGAACCAGTTACTGCATTCTCTGAAGCATTTAAAAGTATTTTTT is part of the Fusobacterium nucleatum genome and encodes:
- a CDS encoding baseplate J/gp47 family protein; translation: MDKFETKGFQGLMELTQKEAQKKENFGSDFNVEPTGDYYKLAAPFIYLCSYLEDKIISIARGLNIYNAQNEELDNLLYFFPRRFGTKAQIHCKVTATGFVDVIQGDIIIQAENGIRYENIERFEVDSSKSKTILFQSLFDGEEGNIQNNKIEKVIKAPASIVDVQNTEIGEGGLSSETDYEYLKRYLAGNSKGEWALLPILNAIRKLPGVKSANGIRNNTMNIDSFGLSPKSIWIVVDGGIKEEIAHAIYMHIHTPDTRGSVVVNVPTSVPNHYEVIRFDRPTQTEIEYKLDIKSADELKIKNLIDEYINEAGIGVLLSNGTFLYEYLYNKNYKYTDFDLKFRKKSTLIWSNSIQLNFNEIPKSAGRIS